The Crassostrea angulata isolate pt1a10 unplaced genomic scaffold, ASM2561291v2 HiC_scaffold_257, whole genome shotgun sequence genome includes a window with the following:
- the LOC128169914 gene encoding uncharacterized protein LOC128169914, which translates to MASKRCLVSAAVIIMTEDEDFDLPDEEFSFVTLFAACSDIQEQRKRYKVERFVQDVVSRYSLNTFKTFFRVSKTTFEAILENIQHIPELLLREPAAGRPQISHEKDLLMMLWYIGSQETIRSIADRFNVSESTFHSHNRRLLDVFQKYFLQKFVIWPNDVQTVNNEFEIKKNFPGVIGAIDSTHIRIKPPSGHSNDYFNRKKFHSVILQAVCRGDKRFTDIFCGWPGRVHDARVFQNSPLRQRGPILCGQCHLLGDGAYPCKRWLITPYRNRGNLTRDQIKFNQILSSTRVIIENSFGILKGRFRRLQFVEMNDISYVVKAIITACILHNICILNQDELDEHFDNDPQQVPLIIPMFENDAEGQLKRQLLTRQLAIT; encoded by the exons ATGGCGTCGAAACGATGTTTAGTTAGCGCTGCAGTAATTATAATGACTGAGGATGAAGACTTTGACTTGCCAGATGAAGAATTTTCATTTGTTACACTATTTGCGGCTTGCAGTGATAT ACAGGAGCAAAGAAAACGATATAAAGTGGAACGCTTTGTGCAAGATGTTGTTTCAAGATATTCCTTAAACACATTCAAGACCTTCTTTCGTGTTTCAAAAACTACATTCGAAGCTATATTGGAAAATATTCAGCATATTCCAGAACTACTACTAAGAGAACCAGCTGCTGGACGACCTcaaatttcacatgaaaaaGATTTACTGATGATGCTGTGGTACATAGGATCACAAGAAACAATTCGGTCAATTGCAGATCGATTTAATGTATCTGAATCGACATTCCATTCCCACAACAGAAGGTTGTTAGATGTTTTCCAAAAATACTTTCTTCAAAAATTTGTGATTTGGCCAAATGATGTGCAGActgtaaacaatgaatttgagATAAAAAAGAACTTCCCTGGTGTGATTGGAGCAATCGACTCTACACATATACGCATAAAACCCCCTAGTGGACATTCAAATGATTATTTCAATAGGAAAAAATTTCACTCTGTCATTCTTCAAGCAGTGTGCAGAGGAGATAAAAGATTTACAGACATTTTTTGTGGATGGCCAGGACGAGTGCATGATGCTCgtgtttttcaaaattctcCATTGAGGCAAAGAGGCCCAATTCTTTGTGGTCAGTGCCATTTGTTAGGTGATGGGGCATATCCGTGCAAGCGGTGGCTGATTACTCCATACAGAAATAGAGGAAACCTTACTAGGGATCAAATTAAGTTCAACCAGATTTTATCAAGTACCAGAGTAATCATCGAAAATTCATTCGGCATATTGAAAGGCAGATTTCGGCGTCTCCAATTTGTTGAAATGAATGACATTTCTTATGTTGTCAAGGCTATTATAACAGCTTGCATcctacataacatttgtatCCTGAACCAAGACGAACTTGATGAGCATTTTGACAATGACCCTCAGCAGGTTCCTTTAATTATTCCAATGTTTGAAAATGATGCAGAAGGACAGTTAAAGAGACAATTACTTACACGACAGTTGGCTATCACCTAA